The proteins below come from a single Candida albicans SC5314 chromosome 7, complete sequence genomic window:
- a CDS encoding bifunctional diacylglycerol cholinephosphotransferase/ethanolaminephosphotransferase (Ortholog(s) have diacylglycerol cholinephosphotransferase activity, ethanolaminephosphotransferase activity, role in phosphatidylcholine biosynthetic process, phosphatidylethanolamine biosynthetic process and Golgi apparatus localization): MGLFIPTNKLQNLKLYKYSSEDHSIISKYILKKWWNFFVQIFPLSMAPNVVTLLGLFFIIGNLMTVFYYDPYLNETQPTWCYFFYAFGLFMYQTFDGCDGCHARRTGQSGPLGELFDHSIDAINTTLGTFVFASVLKMGYGGLLLLSQFASVCNFYTSTWEEYHTHTLFLSKFSGPVEGILMICIVYIITGIFGPDIWTIDLFELNLTSLGYGYYKVDTSIIYTIIGLTSLYFNIASAMFNVSKHYKKSSTNNSTNGDKDESTKDQISQAYRGLYPFFIYYGFVFLLLWIYPQILYDYGFPLVISIGCTIAFSVGRIILAHLTLQEFPFIQYPMFVPIGQLILSKILIDIYGYGTAKVLHAISWLGCGITLGIHGIFVAEVITEITTYLDIYALSIKHKKIN; this comes from the coding sequence ATGGGACTTTTCATTCCAACTAACAAGTTacaaaacttgaaattatataaatattcatcTGAAGATCATTCAATTATATCGaaatatatattgaaaaaatggtggaatttttttgttcaaataTTTCCTTTATCAATGGCACCTAATGTTGTTACATTATTAggattatttttcattattgggAATTTAATGACAGTATTTTATTATGATCCTTATTTAAATGAAACTCAACCAACTTggtgttattttttttatgcCTTTGGATTATTTATGTATCAAACATTTGATGGATGTGATGGATGTCATGCTCGTAGAACGGGTCAAAGTGGTCCCTTGGGGGAATTATTTgatcattcaattgatgCCATAAATACTACTTTAGGaacatttgtttttgctAGTGTTTTAAAAATGGGATATGGaggattattattattaagtCAATTTGCATCAGTTTGTAATTTTTATACTTCAACTTGGGAAGAATATCATACTCatactttatttttaagTAAATTTAGTGGTCCCGTTGAAGgtatattgatgatttgtaTTGTTTATATCATTACCGGGATTTTTGGTCCTGATATTTGgacaattgatttatttgaattaaatttaaCAAGTTTAGGTTATGGTTATTATAAAGTTGATActtcaattatttataCCATTATTGGATTGActtcattatattttaatattgCTTCTGCCATGTTTAATGTTTCTAAACATTATAAGAAAAGTAGTACCAATAACAGTACTAATGGCGACAAAGATGAATCAACTAAAGATCAAATTTCTCAAGCTTATCGAGGATTATAtccatttttcatttattatgGATTTGTTTTCTTACTTTTATGGATTTATCCACAAATTCTTTATGATTATGGTTTCCCATTAGTGATATCTATTGGTTGTACTATTGCATTTTCTGTTGGAAGAATTATTTTGGCTCATTTAACTTTACAAGAATTCCCATTTATTCAATATCCAATGTTTGTCCCTATTggtcaattgattttgagtaaaattttaattgatatttatgGTTATGGTACTGCTAAAGTGTTACATGCCATTAGTTGGTTAGGTTGTGGAATAACTTTAGGTATTCATGGAATTTTTGTTGCTGAAGTGATTACTGAAATCACTACTTATTTAGATATTTAtgcattatcaattaagcataaaaaaataaactag